The sequence cttctccggATCACCACCCAGGTTCGTGGCCAAGAAGCCCGGGCTGATGCAAAAAGTCTTGACGCCGTCCTCATGCAGCAGCCAGTGCCAGTTCAGCATCACCATGTTGAGCGCCGCCTTGCTGCTCTTATAGCCCAGGGTAGCACTAACGTTTTCCTTGGGCCATCCGGCCTGTGGCTTGGGCGCCCATGGCGGGTAGAAGCTCTTGGAGTGGGCCGTGAGGGTGGATAGACCGGaagtgatgaagatgaggcgaGGGGAAGAGGACTTGATCAGAAGAGGGACGAACTTGGCTGTCACTACATGAGTTCCGGTGACGTTGACATCGTATGCCTTGTTGAAGATGGAGCGAATGTTTGGAATGTCGTTTGTGAAGTCTAAAGAGTCAAAAGCAGCGCCTATTTTTGTTTAGACAAAAACATCAATCTCATGtcagtctcttcttcttccattaCGCTTCCATCTCCCTTTGACAGCAAATGCAGGACTGAGAGGGGGTGTTGCACAAACCTGCATTGTTAACGAGCGTGTCGATTCTGTCCACCTTAGCTTTAATAGCCTCATATGCCTGATCTATAGACTCATCGCTTTCCAGCTCAAGGGCGACCGGCTCAAGAGTGCTGCTCGACGATGGCACCTCTTTGGTGATTGAGGCGATTGCCTCTTGACTCTTTTCCAGCGTGCGACAGCCGACAAAGATGCGGTATGAAGTAGATGAGCCCAGGAATGCTTTTACTGCTTCATAGCCAATGCCGGAGTTGGCACCCGTAATGAAGACGATGTGCTTGTCAGTCATAACTGCTAAAGTTGTTATATGAATATAGAACGCTGTTTATCTTGTTACTTAGTTTTATATCTGTTCTTGAATT comes from Trichoderma asperellum chromosome 3, complete sequence and encodes:
- a CDS encoding uncharacterized protein (EggNog:ENOG41), which codes for MTDKHIVFITGANSGIGYEAVKAFLGSSTSYRIFVGCRTLEKSQEAIASITKEVPSSSSTLEPVALELESDESIDQAYEAIKAKVDRIDTLVNNAGAAFDSLDFTNDIPNIRSIFNKAYDVNVTGTHVVTAKFVPLLIKSSSPRLIFITSGLSTLTAHSKSFYPPWAPKPQAGWPKENVSATLGYKSSKAALNMVMLNWHWLLHEDGVKTFCISPGFLATNLGGDPEKLKEMGAGHPSIGGQFIRAVTEGERDEDAGRVIRTGGVQDW